A stretch of Synechococcus sp. WH 8020 DNA encodes these proteins:
- a CDS encoding Eco57I restriction-modification methylase domain-containing protein has protein sequence MARTTATVSFQALELKGSLLPASLLEEVSKLARPKELLLESKDYGLGKGEGLRERIDAAWVLTKELWEEYTDLSDRAGKSIAGQHFGTRLLKEVFGWRSTQPCNGWQQGESHYPINARAFDGAVPVILRGLDADDLDRGSAQFGQEGRKRSPHSCLQECLNADDDANWGVLLSGDRLRLLHDNPSLVKPAYLAADLELLIEGGLHAEFAVLWLLLHSSRFQHPQTGSCVLDDWKQQAEASGERVLGALRGGVQSALESLGWGFLNHPSNGELREALQSGQLSRQQFHEQLLRLVYRFLFLFTTEDRNLLFSREVDKTDARRRIYQEGYSVSRLRELAIKRSAYEGEYGDLWELQRLVFQQLSIGNSPLGLPGLGGLFSLEQCPDLQDAELWNGPLLRAIKAIGWFDADGSFTRVRYRDLNTEELGSVYEGLLELHPQLEQQGNQWQLNYGGGAGSDRKTTGSYYTPDALVQELIKSALIPVIDDRLSKAHGPAVQEQALLKIKVIDPACGSGHFLLAAARRLAVALAQVRAGDDQPSEDDRQHALRDVVAHCIYAVDKNPMAVELCKVALWIEAIDPGKPLSFLDAHIQCGDSLVGVFDPKVLEEGIPDGAYKPLTGDNKTVCTSLKKENAAARKTISRRGSNRGIQGSLALSSTQPRSQGGQVLQAIEAMPETTLAETAAKQAAYAQWLSDRGQDPEALAADLYTAAFFLAKTSDSRSTVPTTEHLLKLLAGQPVDEAMEEAVVEAAQNFRFFHWHLRFGEVMEQGGFDCVLGNPPWEKTKVQEKEFFANLIPSISEEGNKSARNKMIELLSQREDAKDRAIYSSYINAKKFSESLSEFSKHSDRYNLISGETNLYTLFCETAIRLKSNSKSSTGLIMPSGIIADDSNKKFAQYFIESGELRLLADFINKLRIFRDVVPNQQFCLITLSAVGKSGCKISARMQSTEELNQAFEISKEEIALINPNTLNIPAMSGAAQKKMLVNIYRNSCHLCAESENARPSFWKIEFASMFHMSNDSSLFLTEEEVRRSEPSHFLEDWSGEIQGKKITPLYEAKLVDAFNHKCTTFEGADRNKMFGTKPKTLPASNQQLTDAKWHSKPRYWVSKNEVENRIPTNWKFPWIVGFRNALSSSADSRSLRATIIPRHGAGNSLPLIFEYSGKKECLTLVGFLNSIVMDYVIKQKVSGANLNFYIIKQLPIPNLKNLTNEDLDYISSRVERLSFSSSCFAEEEAFISGAACTDSPSRAETKAELDAYTAKLFGLDKGELDFIFWDKNECKNTSQSATFEVLRSIEIKEFGEYRSRRLALEAWDRIFGR, from the coding sequence ATGGCCCGTACCACCGCCACCGTCAGCTTTCAGGCGCTTGAACTCAAAGGCAGCCTGCTGCCGGCGTCCCTGCTGGAGGAGGTCTCAAAACTGGCCCGCCCCAAGGAGCTCCTGTTGGAGTCGAAGGACTACGGCTTGGGCAAAGGCGAAGGCTTGCGGGAGCGGATCGATGCCGCCTGGGTCCTCACCAAGGAGTTGTGGGAGGAGTACACCGATCTGAGCGATCGGGCGGGGAAGAGCATTGCAGGGCAGCATTTCGGCACGCGTCTGCTCAAGGAGGTGTTCGGCTGGAGGAGCACCCAACCCTGCAACGGCTGGCAGCAGGGCGAATCGCACTATCCGATCAACGCCCGCGCCTTTGATGGCGCGGTGCCCGTGATCCTGCGCGGGCTCGACGCAGACGATCTCGATCGCGGCAGTGCCCAGTTCGGCCAGGAGGGGCGAAAGCGATCGCCCCATAGCTGCCTGCAGGAATGCCTCAACGCCGACGACGATGCGAATTGGGGTGTGCTGCTCAGCGGCGATCGGCTGCGGCTGTTGCATGACAACCCCTCTCTGGTGAAGCCCGCCTATCTGGCTGCCGATCTTGAGCTCTTGATCGAAGGCGGGCTGCACGCTGAATTCGCCGTGCTCTGGTTGCTGCTCCACTCCAGTCGTTTTCAGCACCCCCAAACGGGCAGCTGTGTTCTCGATGACTGGAAGCAGCAAGCGGAAGCCTCCGGTGAACGGGTGCTCGGGGCCTTGCGCGGCGGTGTGCAGAGCGCCTTGGAATCACTGGGCTGGGGCTTCCTCAATCACCCAAGCAATGGCGAACTGCGGGAGGCGTTGCAGAGCGGACAACTCAGCCGCCAGCAGTTCCACGAGCAGCTGCTGCGCTTGGTCTATCGGTTCCTGTTCCTGTTCACCACAGAAGATCGGAACCTGCTCTTCTCCCGCGAGGTCGACAAGACTGACGCACGCCGGCGGATTTACCAGGAGGGCTACAGCGTCTCCCGGCTAAGAGAACTGGCGATTAAGCGCAGTGCCTATGAGGGGGAGTATGGCGATCTCTGGGAGCTGCAGCGGCTGGTGTTCCAGCAGCTGAGCATTGGCAACTCCCCCTTGGGGCTGCCCGGGCTGGGCGGGCTTTTCAGCCTGGAGCAATGCCCGGATCTGCAAGACGCCGAGCTCTGGAATGGCCCCCTGCTGAGGGCGATCAAGGCGATCGGCTGGTTCGACGCTGACGGCAGCTTCACCCGGGTGCGCTACCGCGACCTCAACACCGAGGAGCTGGGCAGTGTGTATGAGGGCCTGCTCGAACTGCATCCCCAGCTGGAGCAACAAGGCAACCAATGGCAGCTCAACTATGGCGGGGGTGCCGGTAGCGATCGCAAAACCACTGGCAGCTACTACACACCCGATGCCTTGGTGCAGGAGCTGATCAAGAGCGCTCTGATCCCGGTGATCGACGATCGACTGAGCAAAGCCCATGGCCCTGCCGTGCAGGAACAAGCGCTGCTCAAGATCAAGGTGATCGACCCGGCCTGCGGCAGCGGCCACTTCCTGTTGGCGGCGGCTCGGCGTTTGGCTGTGGCCCTCGCCCAGGTGCGCGCCGGCGATGACCAACCCAGCGAAGACGACCGACAGCATGCTCTGCGCGATGTGGTTGCCCATTGCATCTATGCAGTGGACAAAAACCCAATGGCGGTGGAGCTCTGCAAGGTGGCGCTGTGGATCGAAGCAATCGATCCCGGCAAGCCACTGAGCTTCCTGGATGCCCACATTCAATGCGGCGATTCGTTGGTGGGGGTCTTCGACCCCAAGGTGTTGGAGGAGGGCATCCCGGATGGGGCCTACAAGCCACTCACCGGTGACAACAAAACGGTGTGCACCAGCCTGAAGAAAGAGAACGCCGCAGCCCGCAAGACCATCAGCCGGCGCGGCTCCAATCGGGGCATTCAAGGGAGCTTGGCTCTCAGCAGCACGCAACCGCGCAGCCAGGGGGGGCAGGTCTTGCAGGCGATCGAGGCCATGCCAGAAACAACGCTGGCGGAAACGGCTGCCAAGCAAGCCGCCTACGCCCAATGGCTGTCTGATCGAGGTCAGGATCCTGAGGCGTTGGCTGCTGATCTCTACACAGCAGCATTTTTCCTCGCGAAAACCAGCGATTCACGTTCCACGGTGCCCACCACGGAGCACCTGCTCAAACTCCTCGCAGGTCAACCCGTTGATGAAGCGATGGAAGAGGCCGTTGTTGAGGCGGCCCAGAACTTTCGCTTCTTCCATTGGCACCTGCGCTTTGGCGAAGTGATGGAGCAGGGCGGCTTTGATTGCGTCCTGGGCAATCCGCCATGGGAAAAAACAAAAGTTCAAGAGAAAGAGTTTTTTGCCAATCTCATACCCTCAATCAGCGAAGAAGGAAACAAAAGCGCAAGGAATAAAATGATTGAGCTTTTAAGCCAAAGAGAAGACGCCAAAGACCGTGCAATTTATTCAAGCTACATAAACGCCAAAAAGTTTTCAGAGTCACTAAGTGAATTCTCCAAACACTCCGACAGATATAACTTAATATCCGGCGAGACGAACCTATACACACTATTTTGCGAAACAGCGATACGCCTCAAAAGCAACAGCAAATCATCCACAGGCCTTATAATGCCTTCGGGCATTATTGCAGACGATAGCAACAAAAAGTTCGCTCAATACTTCATAGAATCAGGCGAACTTAGACTGCTTGCAGACTTCATCAATAAGCTAAGAATTTTTAGAGATGTTGTGCCTAATCAACAATTCTGCCTCATCACACTTTCCGCAGTCGGAAAGAGCGGCTGCAAAATTTCTGCAAGAATGCAATCAACAGAAGAGCTAAATCAAGCTTTCGAAATCAGCAAAGAAGAAATTGCATTGATTAATCCAAATACATTAAACATACCAGCAATGTCCGGGGCAGCTCAAAAGAAAATGCTAGTCAATATCTACAGAAATTCATGCCACCTTTGCGCAGAAAGCGAAAATGCAAGGCCTTCATTTTGGAAGATCGAATTCGCAAGTATGTTTCATATGTCGAACGACTCATCACTCTTTCTAACAGAGGAAGAAGTAAGGCGCAGTGAACCAAGCCATTTTCTTGAAGACTGGAGCGGAGAAATCCAAGGCAAAAAAATTACACCCCTCTACGAAGCCAAGCTCGTAGATGCCTTCAACCATAAATGCACAACCTTTGAAGGAGCAGACAGAAATAAAATGTTCGGCACAAAGCCCAAGACACTACCAGCGAGCAATCAGCAACTAACAGATGCCAAATGGCATTCCAAACCACGTTATTGGGTTAGCAAAAACGAAGTAGAAAATCGCATTCCAACAAATTGGAAATTTCCTTGGATAGTAGGCTTCAGAAATGCTCTTTCAAGCAGCGCAGATTCAAGAAGTTTACGAGCAACAATCATCCCTCGCCATGGCGCAGGAAATTCGTTGCCATTAATATTTGAATACTCTGGCAAAAAAGAGTGCCTTACTCTTGTTGGATTTTTAAACTCCATAGTAATGGATTACGTCATTAAACAAAAAGTCAGTGGGGCAAACTTAAACTTTTATATTATAAAACAGCTGCCCATACCCAATCTAAAAAATCTCACCAACGAAGATCTTGATTACATCTCAAGCAGAGTCGAGAGATTGTCCTTTTCATCTTCATGCTTTGCCGAAGAGGAAGCATTTATCAGCGGCGCAGCGTGCACAGACTCCCCCTCAAGAGCAGAGACAAAAGCCGAACTAGATGCTTACACTGCAAAACTATTTGGACTTGACAAAGGCGAGTTAGATTTTATTTTTTGGGATAAAAATGAATGCAAGAATACAAGCCAATCCGCCACGTTCGAAGTACTCCGATCGATCGAAATAAAGGAATTTGGCGAATACAGATCAAGAAGACTTGCCCTAGAAGCTTGGGATCGGATCTTCGGAAGATAA
- a CDS encoding helicase-related protein, whose product MTLTPTPAVPIDIPSPGSIVKVRGREWIALPQSSTEKQEQVLKLRPLGGGDQTIATLYWPLEGAAVKPASFDPPDPAQSGSQSSALLLRDALLLKLRAGAGPFRSLGNVALEPRPYQLVPLLMALKQAVTRVLIADEVGLGKTVEALLIARELFDRGEIRQITVICPPHLCEKWRADMIGQFNLAAEVVRPGTAKKLEDEIPFGKSIFEVIPFTVVSLDWIKSDRNRETFLQGCGEFVIVDEAHTCAARKGGKRQKRFELLRALSEREIQTGADQKTKRHIVLLTATPHSGDTEAFDNLLALLDPKFSGLSEMPEGQRRKDLRDDLGNYFVQRRRQDLKEEWGTNGADFPDRETREAEYKLSGDWAELFHDVLGYAKDLVQRSAGESKLRQRMSWWAALALLRCVSSSPAAASASLRTKLLNLQTDANGDRDRDDNQIAADLEAMASLAVLDGADEGFSGEEAAPGADLAIAEDAEQLQDLIARADLLRGKAHDPKLKQLIKELNALLKEGFRPVIFCRFRPTAYYLAEQLKEALPKRSHVVQAVTGDLPPEERVLRIQELEAEVANEKVPVLVATDCLSEGIDLQHTFDAVVHYDLCWNPTRHEQREGRVDRFGQARTAVRALMLHGGSSNPVDDRVRTVILEKEKTIRKELGVSVPIPGNANSITQAVLSNILQGPAQTIQGSLDLELAGDTTTQLALDATIEAEWTSAKDNAKKNQAIFAQRSLKPEEALGEWERMKESLGSEDAVERLVVNASRRLNLPIGPIGASPGTWELDLSRLEDDRTALRERLRNHDLEGRLRLCFRSPAQAGSQLLSRSHPLVVELADFVAERALSGLEPELAARASVIRTKVVSRRTQLLVLRLRHQLHQDRWTGNGYDALPDLLVEECLTVEVKEQSVEPLEGATALELLEAAPTGNVDPGQRQQWLKDAVAGLDALQPALKALAERRAQLAEDDHRRVREASLRRGESLRMRFNCEPAPAVDVIGLFLLLPAPTL is encoded by the coding sequence ATGACGCTGACACCAACCCCTGCGGTTCCCATCGACATCCCGAGCCCAGGTTCGATCGTGAAGGTGCGCGGGCGTGAGTGGATCGCCCTGCCCCAAAGCAGCACCGAAAAGCAGGAGCAGGTGCTCAAGCTTCGGCCACTGGGAGGTGGAGATCAGACGATCGCCACCCTGTATTGGCCGCTGGAGGGCGCAGCAGTGAAGCCGGCTAGCTTCGATCCGCCGGATCCCGCGCAAAGTGGCTCACAAAGTTCAGCGCTATTGCTGCGGGATGCCCTGCTGCTCAAACTGCGCGCTGGCGCAGGGCCCTTCCGCAGCCTCGGCAATGTGGCGCTGGAGCCACGCCCCTACCAGCTGGTGCCGTTGTTGATGGCCCTGAAGCAAGCCGTCACCCGGGTGCTAATCGCCGATGAGGTGGGGCTTGGCAAAACCGTGGAGGCGTTGCTGATCGCCAGGGAGCTTTTTGATCGAGGCGAGATCCGCCAGATCACCGTGATCTGCCCACCGCACCTCTGCGAAAAATGGCGAGCCGACATGATCGGCCAGTTCAACCTCGCCGCAGAGGTGGTTCGACCTGGCACCGCCAAGAAGCTGGAAGATGAAATCCCATTTGGAAAGTCGATCTTCGAGGTGATCCCCTTCACTGTGGTGAGCCTTGATTGGATTAAGAGCGATCGCAACCGCGAAACCTTTCTCCAGGGTTGCGGTGAATTTGTGATTGTGGATGAAGCTCATACATGTGCTGCCAGGAAGGGCGGCAAGCGGCAAAAGCGATTTGAGTTGCTAAGGGCACTTTCTGAAAGAGAGATCCAGACCGGCGCTGATCAAAAAACAAAGCGTCACATTGTGCTGCTCACGGCCACACCCCATAGCGGCGATACCGAAGCCTTTGACAACCTTCTGGCGCTGCTGGACCCGAAGTTCTCTGGCTTAAGCGAGATGCCGGAAGGTCAACGACGCAAAGACCTGCGCGATGACCTTGGCAACTACTTCGTGCAGCGGCGCCGGCAAGATCTCAAGGAGGAGTGGGGCACGAACGGCGCCGACTTCCCGGACCGGGAAACACGGGAAGCGGAGTACAAGCTCTCAGGCGATTGGGCTGAGCTGTTTCACGACGTGCTTGGTTACGCCAAGGATCTGGTGCAACGCAGTGCCGGTGAGAGCAAGCTGCGGCAGCGCATGAGCTGGTGGGCAGCTCTGGCGCTACTGCGCTGCGTGAGCAGCAGTCCGGCAGCGGCATCCGCCTCGTTGCGAACAAAGTTGCTCAACCTGCAAACCGACGCCAACGGTGATCGCGACCGCGATGACAACCAAATTGCCGCCGACCTGGAAGCCATGGCTTCCCTGGCGGTGCTGGATGGGGCGGACGAGGGATTCAGCGGGGAGGAAGCAGCACCCGGTGCTGATCTGGCCATTGCAGAAGATGCGGAGCAACTCCAGGATCTGATCGCTCGAGCCGATCTCCTGCGCGGCAAGGCACACGACCCCAAGCTCAAGCAGCTGATCAAGGAGCTGAATGCCTTGCTCAAGGAAGGCTTTCGCCCGGTAATCTTCTGCCGCTTCCGGCCGACGGCGTACTACCTCGCCGAGCAGCTCAAAGAGGCACTGCCAAAGCGCAGCCACGTGGTGCAGGCGGTCACCGGTGATCTGCCACCAGAAGAACGCGTCTTGCGCATCCAGGAGCTGGAAGCTGAGGTCGCCAACGAGAAAGTCCCGGTTTTGGTGGCCACCGACTGCCTGTCAGAGGGGATCGACCTGCAGCACACCTTTGATGCGGTGGTGCATTACGACCTCTGCTGGAACCCCACCCGCCATGAGCAACGGGAGGGCCGGGTGGACCGCTTCGGGCAAGCGCGAACAGCTGTTCGGGCGCTGATGTTGCACGGCGGCAGCTCCAATCCCGTCGACGATCGGGTGCGCACGGTGATCCTTGAAAAGGAGAAAACGATCCGCAAGGAGCTGGGGGTGAGCGTGCCGATCCCCGGCAATGCCAACTCCATCACCCAAGCCGTCCTCAGCAACATCCTGCAAGGACCAGCCCAGACCATTCAGGGGAGTCTTGATCTCGAGCTTGCGGGAGACACCACAACGCAATTGGCGCTTGACGCCACGATCGAGGCTGAATGGACGAGCGCGAAAGACAACGCCAAGAAGAACCAGGCGATCTTTGCCCAACGGAGCCTCAAGCCGGAGGAGGCGCTTGGCGAGTGGGAGCGGATGAAGGAGTCGTTGGGGAGTGAAGACGCCGTCGAGCGATTGGTGGTGAATGCCAGCCGGCGGCTCAACCTCCCGATCGGCCCCATCGGCGCCAGCCCCGGAACCTGGGAGCTGGATCTCAGCCGACTGGAAGACGACCGCACGGCCCTGCGGGAGCGCCTGCGCAATCACGACCTGGAGGGCAGGTTGCGCCTGTGCTTCCGCTCACCCGCACAAGCGGGAAGCCAACTGCTCAGCCGCTCCCATCCGCTGGTGGTGGAACTTGCTGACTTTGTGGCCGAGCGTGCCCTCAGCGGCCTGGAACCCGAGTTAGCGGCTCGGGCCTCGGTGATTCGCACCAAAGTCGTGAGCCGCCGCACCCAGTTGCTGGTGCTGCGGCTGCGGCATCAGCTGCATCAAGACCGTTGGACCGGGAATGGCTACGACGCACTCCCCGATCTGCTCGTGGAGGAATGCCTCACGGTGGAGGTCAAGGAGCAAAGCGTTGAACCGCTGGAGGGAGCCACTGCACTGGAACTGCTCGAAGCGGCACCCACAGGAAATGTGGACCCTGGCCAACGCCAGCAGTGGCTGAAGGATGCCGTCGCTGGACTTGATGCCTTGCAACCGGCACTCAAGGCTCTGGCTGAACGGCGGGCCCAACTGGCAGAAGACGACCACCGCCGCGTCCGCGAAGCCTCCCTGCGCCGCGGTGAATCGCTGCGGATGCGCTTCAACTGCGAACCCGCCCCGGCCGTGGATGTGATCGGCCTGTTCCTGCTGCTTCCTGCCCCAACCCTTTGA
- a CDS encoding GmrSD restriction endonuclease domain-containing protein — protein MFDSTKRSLRELLQELRKGTIQLPEFQRGWVWKNEQIKELIASVIRQYPIGAVMLLEAGGEVRFQTRPVEGLHFQGQTPDPELLILDGQQRLTSMFQATLMGAAAKTENERKQKVERWYYLDMNRLLNNPDLLEEAVIDVPADRIRPDVAGRKGLDLSTSELEYELQLFPLSRIYEASSWQTGYVKYWKETEQFSEAFEVYTAFQDKVIAPFCEYQLPVITLAKSSRREAVCQVFEKVNTGGVKLNAFELVTASYAADGFDLRADWYGRKARDGDDAIEGRYQRFLAGREHGKTDGVQRLGKILKAVRETDFLQCVALLSTRQRRELDQQNSQLPIEKWTGISCKRATILDLPLSEYQQWADQAELGFFRAGRFLIQQGYYRSKDLPYVTQLVPLAAILSSLGDDYNAAATTQKVEQWYWCGVLGELYGGAIETRFGKDLPEVINWIEGKGVPSSVYDADFRPSRLDTMRTRNSAAYKGLYTLLLREQAKDFRTGRPIDDSIFYDDAIDIHHVFPAVWCEAQGIDTDMANSILNKTPLTARTNRVIGGAAPSIYLPKLEKAYLKHQGKGGDEVGNGRTEMDALLHSHSIHPEHLRRDAFEAFYEQRRRDLLELISRVIGKTIAVEGTQSLGEEGLPQLDEDDETTAALEEIDA, from the coding sequence ATGTTTGACAGCACAAAGCGTTCCCTTCGCGAACTTCTCCAGGAACTGAGAAAAGGAACTATTCAGTTGCCCGAATTTCAGCGGGGCTGGGTTTGGAAAAACGAGCAGATCAAGGAGTTGATTGCCTCTGTGATTCGGCAATATCCCATCGGTGCTGTGATGTTGCTGGAAGCCGGTGGTGAGGTTCGTTTTCAAACCAGGCCTGTAGAGGGGCTGCATTTTCAAGGCCAGACGCCCGATCCTGAGCTCCTGATTCTTGATGGCCAGCAACGCCTGACCTCCATGTTTCAGGCCACCTTGATGGGTGCTGCTGCAAAGACGGAGAACGAACGCAAGCAGAAAGTTGAACGCTGGTACTACCTGGATATGAACAGGCTGCTTAATAACCCCGATTTACTGGAAGAAGCCGTCATCGACGTTCCTGCTGACCGGATACGACCCGATGTTGCTGGGCGTAAGGGGCTCGATCTCTCCACATCAGAACTTGAATACGAGCTCCAGCTTTTCCCGCTTAGCAGGATTTACGAAGCGTCGAGCTGGCAAACGGGTTATGTCAAATATTGGAAGGAAACCGAGCAGTTCTCGGAGGCTTTTGAGGTGTACACCGCGTTTCAAGACAAGGTGATTGCCCCCTTCTGTGAATACCAACTCCCTGTCATCACCTTGGCAAAAAGCAGCCGACGCGAAGCGGTCTGCCAAGTGTTTGAGAAGGTCAATACCGGTGGGGTGAAGCTGAATGCGTTTGAACTGGTGACAGCCAGCTATGCCGCTGATGGATTTGATCTCAGGGCTGATTGGTATGGCCGCAAAGCACGTGATGGAGACGATGCCATCGAAGGCCGCTATCAACGTTTCTTAGCGGGTCGTGAACATGGCAAAACGGATGGAGTGCAGCGGCTCGGAAAAATCCTCAAGGCTGTTCGCGAGACCGACTTTCTGCAATGCGTCGCCCTGCTCTCAACCCGTCAGCGCCGAGAACTGGATCAGCAGAACTCGCAACTGCCAATTGAGAAGTGGACGGGCATCAGCTGCAAGCGCGCCACCATCCTCGATCTGCCGCTCAGTGAATACCAGCAATGGGCCGACCAAGCAGAGCTGGGCTTCTTTCGGGCCGGCCGTTTCCTGATTCAACAGGGCTACTACCGCAGCAAAGATCTTCCTTACGTCACTCAGCTGGTGCCCCTTGCTGCCATCTTGAGCAGCCTTGGGGATGACTACAACGCTGCTGCAACCACACAAAAGGTGGAGCAGTGGTACTGGTGCGGCGTACTGGGAGAGCTTTATGGCGGTGCAATTGAAACGCGCTTCGGAAAGGATCTCCCTGAAGTGATCAATTGGATTGAAGGAAAGGGCGTCCCGAGCAGCGTCTACGACGCTGACTTCAGGCCCAGCCGGCTCGACACGATGCGCACCCGCAACAGTGCGGCCTACAAAGGCCTTTACACGTTGCTTTTACGCGAACAGGCCAAAGATTTCCGCACAGGCAGGCCGATCGACGACTCCATTTTTTACGACGACGCGATTGATATCCACCACGTTTTCCCCGCTGTGTGGTGTGAAGCCCAGGGCATTGACACCGATATGGCGAATTCAATTCTCAACAAGACTCCTCTGACGGCCCGAACCAACCGAGTCATTGGTGGGGCAGCGCCATCGATTTACCTGCCAAAGCTGGAGAAGGCTTATCTCAAGCACCAAGGCAAGGGAGGAGATGAAGTCGGAAATGGCAGAACGGAGATGGATGCGCTGTTGCACTCGCACAGCATTCACCCCGAACATCTCAGGCGTGACGCCTTTGAGGCTTTCTATGAGCAACGAAGGCGTGATCTGCTCGAGCTAATCAGCCGCGTGATCGGTAAGACGATTGCCGTTGAGGGAACGCAATCTTTGGGTGAGGAAGGTCTTCCTCAATTGGATGAAGACGACGAAACCACCGCTGCCCTCGAGGAGATCGACGCATGA